A single window of Enoplosus armatus isolate fEnoArm2 chromosome 22, fEnoArm2.hap1, whole genome shotgun sequence DNA harbors:
- the nap1l1 gene encoding nucleosome assembly protein 1-like 1 isoform X3 yields the protein MADIDNKDQAEMDPADMEDVEEVEEEETGEDENSKARQLTVQMMQNPQILAALQERLDGLNGSPSGYMESLPKVVKRRVNALKNLQVKCAHIEAKFYEEVHELERKYAALYQPLFDKRSDIVKAAYEPTDEECEWKPDEEEELTDEMKEKAKLEEEKKDEEKEDPKGIPEFWLTVFKNVDLLSDMLQEHDEPILKHLQDIKVKFSDPGQPMSFTLEFHFEANDFFTNTVLTKTYKMRSEPDENDPFSFDGPEIMCCTGCTIDWTKGKNVTLKTIKKKQKHKGRGTVRTVTKTVPNDSFFNFFTPPEVPENGELDEDSEAVLAADFEIGHFIRERIVPRAVLYFTGEAIEDDDDDYDEEGEEADDEEGEEEADEENDPDYDPKDAAPPAECKQQ from the exons ATGGCAGACATCGACAA CAAAGACCAGGCTGAGATGGATCCGGCAGATAtggaggatgtggaggaagtggaagaagaggagacggGAGAAGATGAAAACAGCAAAG cTCGTCAGCTGACTGTGCAGATGATGCAGAATCCACAGATCCTGGCTGCGCTGCAGGAGAGGCTGGATGGTCTGAACGGCTCGCCGTCAGGGTACATGGAGAG TTTACCAAAGGTTGTAAAGAGACGCGTAAACGCCCTCAAGAACCTGCAGGTCAAATGTGCCCACATTGAGGCAAAGTTCTATGAAGAAGTACATGAACTGGAGAGAAAGTATGCTGCCCTGTACCAGCCCCTCTTTGACAAA AGGAGTGACATAGTGAAAGCAGCTTATGAGCCCACAGATGAGGAATGTGAATGGAAGccagatgaggaggaagagctgaCA GATGAGATGAAGGAGAAGGCCAAgttagaggaagagaagaaggacGAGGAGAAGGAAGACCCCAAAGGCATCCCCGAGTTCTGGTTAACGGTTTTCAAAAACGTGGACCTGCTCAGTGACATGCTGCAG gAACACGATGAACCCATCCTTAAACATTTACAAGATATTAAAGTAAAATTCTCAGATCCAGGACAGCCCATG aGCTTCACGTTAGAGTTCCACTTCGAGGCCAACGACTtcttcacaaacacagtgttgaCGAAAACCTACAAGATGAGGTCAGAGCCCGATGAGAACGACCCCTTCTCCTTCGACGGGCCAGAGATCATGTGCTGCACAGG TTGCACGATTGACTGGACGAAGGGCAAGAACGTCACGTTGAAAACAATcaagaagaaacagaagcacaaGGGTCGCGGCACAGTGAGGACGGTCACCAAAACGGTCCCCAACGACTCCTTCTTCAACTTCTTCACCCCACCAGAGG TTCCCGAAAATGGAGAGTTG GATGAAGACTCGGAGGCGGTCCTGGCCGCAGACTTCGAAATCGGCCACTTCATCCGCGAGCGCATCGTACCTCGGGCTGTGCTCTACTTCACAGGCGAGGCCATAGAGGACGACGATGACGAC tacgatgaagagggagaggaggcggaCGATGAG gaaggagaggaggaggctgacgAGGAGAACGACCCCGACTACGATCCCAAG GATGCAGCCCCCCCAGCTGAGTGCAAGCAGCAGTGA
- the nap1l1 gene encoding nucleosome assembly protein 1-like 1 isoform X1 yields the protein MADIDNKDQAEMDPADMEDVEEVEEEETGEDENSKARQLTVQMMQNPQILAALQERLDGLNGSPSGYMESLPKVVKRRVNALKNLQVKCAHIEAKFYEEVHELERKYAALYQPLFDKRSDIVKAAYEPTDEECEWKPDEEEELTVSKQDEMKEKAKLEEEKKDEEKEDPKGIPEFWLTVFKNVDLLSDMLQEHDEPILKHLQDIKVKFSDPGQPMSFTLEFHFEANDFFTNTVLTKTYKMRSEPDENDPFSFDGPEIMCCTGCTIDWTKGKNVTLKTIKKKQKHKGRGTVRTVTKTVPNDSFFNFFTPPEVPENGELDEDSEAVLAADFEIGHFIRERIVPRAVLYFTGEAIEDDDDDYDEEGEEADDEEGEEEADEENDPDYDPKKDAAPPAECKQQ from the exons ATGGCAGACATCGACAA CAAAGACCAGGCTGAGATGGATCCGGCAGATAtggaggatgtggaggaagtggaagaagaggagacggGAGAAGATGAAAACAGCAAAG cTCGTCAGCTGACTGTGCAGATGATGCAGAATCCACAGATCCTGGCTGCGCTGCAGGAGAGGCTGGATGGTCTGAACGGCTCGCCGTCAGGGTACATGGAGAG TTTACCAAAGGTTGTAAAGAGACGCGTAAACGCCCTCAAGAACCTGCAGGTCAAATGTGCCCACATTGAGGCAAAGTTCTATGAAGAAGTACATGAACTGGAGAGAAAGTATGCTGCCCTGTACCAGCCCCTCTTTGACAAA AGGAGTGACATAGTGAAAGCAGCTTATGAGCCCACAGATGAGGAATGTGAATGGAAGccagatgaggaggaagagctgaCAGTAAGTAAGCAG GATGAGATGAAGGAGAAGGCCAAgttagaggaagagaagaaggacGAGGAGAAGGAAGACCCCAAAGGCATCCCCGAGTTCTGGTTAACGGTTTTCAAAAACGTGGACCTGCTCAGTGACATGCTGCAG gAACACGATGAACCCATCCTTAAACATTTACAAGATATTAAAGTAAAATTCTCAGATCCAGGACAGCCCATG aGCTTCACGTTAGAGTTCCACTTCGAGGCCAACGACTtcttcacaaacacagtgttgaCGAAAACCTACAAGATGAGGTCAGAGCCCGATGAGAACGACCCCTTCTCCTTCGACGGGCCAGAGATCATGTGCTGCACAGG TTGCACGATTGACTGGACGAAGGGCAAGAACGTCACGTTGAAAACAATcaagaagaaacagaagcacaaGGGTCGCGGCACAGTGAGGACGGTCACCAAAACGGTCCCCAACGACTCCTTCTTCAACTTCTTCACCCCACCAGAGG TTCCCGAAAATGGAGAGTTG GATGAAGACTCGGAGGCGGTCCTGGCCGCAGACTTCGAAATCGGCCACTTCATCCGCGAGCGCATCGTACCTCGGGCTGTGCTCTACTTCACAGGCGAGGCCATAGAGGACGACGATGACGAC tacgatgaagagggagaggaggcggaCGATGAG gaaggagaggaggaggctgacgAGGAGAACGACCCCGACTACGATCCCAAG AAGGATGCAGCCCCCCCAGCTGAGTGCAAGCAGCAGTGA
- the nap1l1 gene encoding nucleosome assembly protein 1-like 1 isoform X2, translating into MADIDNKDQAEMDPADMEDVEEVEEEETGEDENSKARQLTVQMMQNPQILAALQERLDGLNGSPSGYMESLPKVVKRRVNALKNLQVKCAHIEAKFYEEVHELERKYAALYQPLFDKRSDIVKAAYEPTDEECEWKPDEEEELTDEMKEKAKLEEEKKDEEKEDPKGIPEFWLTVFKNVDLLSDMLQEHDEPILKHLQDIKVKFSDPGQPMSFTLEFHFEANDFFTNTVLTKTYKMRSEPDENDPFSFDGPEIMCCTGCTIDWTKGKNVTLKTIKKKQKHKGRGTVRTVTKTVPNDSFFNFFTPPEVPENGELDEDSEAVLAADFEIGHFIRERIVPRAVLYFTGEAIEDDDDDYDEEGEEADDEEGEEEADEENDPDYDPKKDAAPPAECKQQ; encoded by the exons ATGGCAGACATCGACAA CAAAGACCAGGCTGAGATGGATCCGGCAGATAtggaggatgtggaggaagtggaagaagaggagacggGAGAAGATGAAAACAGCAAAG cTCGTCAGCTGACTGTGCAGATGATGCAGAATCCACAGATCCTGGCTGCGCTGCAGGAGAGGCTGGATGGTCTGAACGGCTCGCCGTCAGGGTACATGGAGAG TTTACCAAAGGTTGTAAAGAGACGCGTAAACGCCCTCAAGAACCTGCAGGTCAAATGTGCCCACATTGAGGCAAAGTTCTATGAAGAAGTACATGAACTGGAGAGAAAGTATGCTGCCCTGTACCAGCCCCTCTTTGACAAA AGGAGTGACATAGTGAAAGCAGCTTATGAGCCCACAGATGAGGAATGTGAATGGAAGccagatgaggaggaagagctgaCA GATGAGATGAAGGAGAAGGCCAAgttagaggaagagaagaaggacGAGGAGAAGGAAGACCCCAAAGGCATCCCCGAGTTCTGGTTAACGGTTTTCAAAAACGTGGACCTGCTCAGTGACATGCTGCAG gAACACGATGAACCCATCCTTAAACATTTACAAGATATTAAAGTAAAATTCTCAGATCCAGGACAGCCCATG aGCTTCACGTTAGAGTTCCACTTCGAGGCCAACGACTtcttcacaaacacagtgttgaCGAAAACCTACAAGATGAGGTCAGAGCCCGATGAGAACGACCCCTTCTCCTTCGACGGGCCAGAGATCATGTGCTGCACAGG TTGCACGATTGACTGGACGAAGGGCAAGAACGTCACGTTGAAAACAATcaagaagaaacagaagcacaaGGGTCGCGGCACAGTGAGGACGGTCACCAAAACGGTCCCCAACGACTCCTTCTTCAACTTCTTCACCCCACCAGAGG TTCCCGAAAATGGAGAGTTG GATGAAGACTCGGAGGCGGTCCTGGCCGCAGACTTCGAAATCGGCCACTTCATCCGCGAGCGCATCGTACCTCGGGCTGTGCTCTACTTCACAGGCGAGGCCATAGAGGACGACGATGACGAC tacgatgaagagggagaggaggcggaCGATGAG gaaggagaggaggaggctgacgAGGAGAACGACCCCGACTACGATCCCAAG AAGGATGCAGCCCCCCCAGCTGAGTGCAAGCAGCAGTGA
- the phlda1 gene encoding pleckstrin homology-like domain family A member 1 codes for MKMLENGRKVFKEGLLEKRSDGLLQLWKKKHCVLTEDGVLLLPPKQHDQPQHHQPHHGGGGGDAGKVKELHFANMKTVDCVERKGKYVYFTVVMTEGKEIDFRCPQDEGWNAEITLQMVQYKNRQAILAVKSTRQKQQLLVVQMPGQKTVRSSPNVA; via the coding sequence ATGAAGATGCTGGAAAACGGGAGGAAGGTGTTCAAGGAGGGTCTGCTGGAGAAGCGGAGCGAcgggctgctgcagctctggaaGAAGAAGCACTGCGTCCTGACCGAGGACggcgtgctgctgctgccgcccaAGCAGCACGACCAGCCGCAGCACCATCAGCCGCACcacggcggcggcggcggggaCGCGGGCAAAGTCAAGGAGCTGCACTTCGCCAACATGAAGACGGTGGACTGCGTGGAGCGGAAGGGCAAGTACGTGTACTTCACGGTGGTCATGACGGAGGGGAAGGAGATCGACTTCAGGTGCCCGCAGGACGAGGGCTGGAACGCGGAGATCACCTTGCAGATGGTCCAGTACAAGAACCGGCAGGCGATCCTGGCCGTCAAGTCCACCCggcagaagcagcagctgctcgTCGTGCAGATGCCCGGCCAGAAGACGGTCCGCAGCTCGCCAAACGTGGCGTGA